The region ACAGTATATCAATTATAAGAACGAGAAACCGTTGAACCACTTAAAATATGCGTTGGCTTCTTAATAGCACAACGGGTTAACTATTTTCTGATTATAAGAATCTTATTCGGACAGGCAATCATAAAGGGTCCAATCCCTGCAAGTAAGGGTTATCTTCTTAAAACTTAAAAGAGGGGGCGCGGGCCCCCTCTTTGTATAAACATATTTAATCCTTAAGATTAGCTAGTCGATCTGGTCTGCTTCACTCAGCATATCGTTCGCATCAATCTCATACTGAGGAACTCTCAGGTTGAACCTGTAAGATCCTGCGTCAAGATCGGTGACCTGGCAGAGTGACGGATCATGATCCCTTCTGTCAAGCGGTATGTTCCAGCGTTTGATATCGAACAGGCCAAAACCCTCTCCCCAGAGCTCGATCCTTCTTTGAAGCCGGATGGCCTGGATCAGTTCATCGCCGCTCAGGCTGATGGAGCTGCCCGGATCCCGGGCTTCCAGAATCGCATTGATTGCAGACAGAGCTACCACTTCCTGACTGGCTTCCGCTGCAGCTTCCGCTTCGATCAGGTACATTTCGGCAGCCCGCATCATGATATAATCAGCAGCCCAGGAAGGAGTTCTGTACTTCACGGAAACATAAGTGGGTATGGGGGTACCCCATGGATCGAACCAGGTTTCGTCCGCGGGATCCACAAAAAGGGCCTTGCGGATATCCGTAGCCGGGATCGTATCATACAAATAAGCAGGTATCTGCTTCTGCAGTCCCAGACTGGAATAGGAGAGCCGGGTGGGATCCATATGGCTGAAGAAGGAGGCGTAAATAGTACTCTGTTCCTCATTAATGTCAAAACCCCACATCCATTCGCCAACGCTCACATTATTAAATCCTCCGGTCAATTGGGCGTTACTCATTAAGGAGTACCCTTCCCTGGCAGCCTTAGCCGCAGCAATGGCCGTGGTCCAGTCCTCCATATTCAGTGCAGCGCGGGCCAGAACTCCCTGGGCCACCTGTACATTAATGTAGGACTTTGCCGGACGGGAAATGCCCGAACTGGTGAACAGATCAATGGCATCTTCCAGATCGTTGACAATACTGGCATATACCTCACCCACAGAAGAAATTGGTAAATGCTCTTCCGTGGATTCCAGTTTCAGGGGAACACAGGGGGCATTTTCATTGCCTGCATAGGTAGGTGCATGAAACTGGGCCAGCCAGAGATAGGCATGAGCCCGCACGGTCAGAGCCTGGGCCTTGATCCAGTCCCTTTCTGTCTGATCCCCCTGCACGTCATCAATCATCTCAATAATCACATTGGCATTGTAAATAATGTCATAGTTGAGATTGTAAGAGATACTGGCAGTGGTATTATCCGTAACCTGTCCGCGACCGGTATAGTTATAATCACTGATAAACCAGCCATAACCACGGGAGTATACTTTCATATCGTGACCCATCAGGTCGGCCTTCAGGCCCAGGGTTCTGTAACCCCAGTCGTCGTGGCGCCTGTTGCCCAGCTGGTTCCAGCTGTACATCCAGCGATAGACCCCGTTAATGGCCACTTCGGCACCCTGGACGGTCTCGAATATCACATCTTTTGAAACTGCATCGGTGGGAGCAGTATCCAGGTACTCCTCGGAACAGGAGAACATCAGCACTGCCGATAAACCGATTAACAGATAAGAATTTATCCTTTTCATATTATCATAATTTACGTTGATTAAAACTTAACATTCAAACCGACCGTATAAGTTTTGATCGGCGAATACTGAGTTGAAGCAGTTCCACCAAAATTCTGCCTTGGATCCATACCGGGATTTGTGGTCCAGATATAGAGGTTGTCCGCTGTAACAAATACCCGGAGGCCGCTGGCTCCGATCCTGCCGGCCAGATTCTGGGGAAGGTTGTATCCCAGAGTGATGTTCCTGATATTGAAATAAGTAGCATCGAACAGGAAGCGGCTGGAGGTATACCTCAAATCGGTATTTCCGACTTCCACCCGGGGAATCATATCCGGATCATAGGAAACCTGGTCTCCATCGGTATTGGTCCCTGTGGGCAGTCCGCTGGTCGAAAGAGGCTCGGTCCATCCGTCAAGAATATCCTCGTGCCAGGCAAAACCCAGGTCCCCTTCCCGCATCAGCCACTGGTAGTTATAATCCATAAACTTGCCTCCCAGGGAGTAAGTCAGGAAAATAGACAGGTCAAAGCCTTTGAACTGGAAGGTATTGGTAATCCCCCCATAGACGGTGGGAATGGAAGTTCCCAGGTAGTACCTGTCGGCATCGGTCGGATCATCTGTGAGCAACCTGTTTCCGGTCAGTACAGGTTTTCCGTCCTCGCCGATCATGTCATTTCCTTCACCGTCCTGCTCAACCTCATCCTTCCAGTAGAGGGCGGCTCCGGTAGCTGCATCGGCCCCGGCATATTCCCAGGTAAAGAATTCGTAGATGGATTTTCCGACCATCAGCTTCTTGGATCCCTGGATAATCTCCTCCTGGGGAAGTTCAGTAATCTTGTTCTTATAGTGAGTAATATTTATATCGAAGTTCCAGCGGAAATCATCCGTGGCAATAATGTCCGCGGAAAGGATGCCTTCAACCCCCCTGTTCTCCATACCACCAATGTTCTCCCACTTGGTATCGATACCCAGTGAACGGGGCTGGGGTACTTCAAATAAAAGGTTTTTTGAGCTTCTTACGAAATACTCAAAACTACCGCGTATTCTTTTGAATATGGCGAATTCAACCCCGGTATTAAAGTTGCCATTCTCTTCCCACATCAGCTCCTGGAGTTCCAGGGAATTGGCCAGGGCTCCGGAAAAGGAGGCATTGTCGTTACCCAGACCGTAGAGACCCTGCCAGGGGTAAAATCCGATCCCGTCGTTGTTTCCCTGTACCCCGTAGGAGGCCTTCAGTTTCAGCGTATTGATCCATCCCGCCTGCAGGAAGCTCTCTTCACTGATTCTCCAGCTACCTCCTAAACTCCAGAAGGTACCCCAGCGGGTATCGGGATGGAACCTGGAAGAACCGTCGGCACGGATACTGGCCGAAATATAATACCTGTCCGCATAATCAAAGTTCACACGTCCCAGGAAGCTCTCGATCCGGTCGTTGTTCTCGTAAGAATTTGATCCCTCACCGGTGGCGGCAGGAGCAAGTTCCCGGATGCCCTCAAAGGGAAATCCGATCCTGGTGGCAGTCAGGTAATTAAACTGATAGAGATAGTTTTCATGGCCTGCCAGCACATCGATCGTGCTCTGACCAAAGGCCCGGTTATAAGTAAGCAACTGGTTAAAGGTGGTTACCAGCCTTCTGCCATAGTTCTTGGTGATCCGTCCATATCCGGCAGCATCGCCATAAGTGGAATTCTGATAGGTGGTTCCGGAAGCGCCATTAAAGTCCACACTCAGGTTGGTCCTGAAATTCAGACCGGGAAGAATGGAGAAGTCCGCAAAGGTCCGGGCCGAAACCGCATCCACCTGGGTGGATCTTTCATCCAGATTCAGAGAACCTGCCAGGTTGAAAGTCCCCGCATAGGGACGCAGACCGGGCACTATTTGATGATAGCCATCGTCAAAAGTCATTTCAGCGGATCCAAAATCAAAGAGTTTATTTCCGTCCGAGTCCCTAATCACCTGTCCGGCATTTGCCGAATTCCATGTACCATATTGGTATACAGGGAAAATTGGTGCCATGACCCTGGAGAAGAAGAAAGGATTAGAGGTGGTGGAATTACCATCACTGAAGTTATTGGTGTTGTAAGTCACCGCATTGGTGGACAAACCGATTTTCAGCCACTTCTTTACCTGCGATTCGGCATTGACCCTTCCACTGTAACGCTGCATGCTGGAGTATTCCATAAGTCCCTGCTCATCCAGGTAGCCCAGTGAAATGTAGTAGTTGGATTTTTCATCCCCGCCGGTCACATTCACGTTATAATCCTGCTTATTGGCAATCCGGAAAAGCACATCTTCCCATTCGTTGGGATAGAGCAGAACAGCACTTGGGTTTAACTTACCATCCGTACCAATAAGCTGGGTGGGATTAATGTTATATGCATTGTAGTTCCCCAGCTGGGCAACGGTATTAATGCTGTTCCCTCCTGCATCCCGGCCATAAGAGGCAATCTCGGCTGCTTCCTGCATGGTATAGCCGGATCCGTAAACCAATGAATTCCTGTAAGCTTCCCAGGTTTTCTCATAATGGTCTTTCTGGCCCAGCCTTGGATACTCATCAATAGCCCTGTCCGACCATCCGTGGCGGACTTTAACTTCCAGTTCCATCTTTCCTGATTTTCCACGTGTGGTGGTAATCACGATCACCCCGTTGGCGCCCCTGGCACCATAAAGGGCTGCAGCGGTAGCGTCTTTCAGAACCGTGATGCTTTCAATATCGTCGGGATTGATGGAGTTAAGGTTTCCACCATAAGGCACCCCGTCAACCACATAAAGAGGATCGCTGGAGGCATTGATCGAACCAATACCGCGAATCCGGATGGTTGCGTTTGATCCGGGCTGTCCGGAGGCAGTGGTAACCTGCACCCCGGCAGTGGCGCCTTCCAGCATTTTTGAAACCGAAGTTGCCTGGATGTTATCAATTTTATCAGTGCCAATGTTTTCCGCCGACCCGGTAAAAGAGGCCTTTTTGGCAGTACCATAGGCAACGACCATGACTTCATCGATACCCACGGCATCGGTTTCCAGGAGCACATCCACCACAGACTGGCCATCCAGGGCCACTTCTGCAGTCCGCATACCCACAAAGCTAAAGATGAGGGTGTTAGAAGATTCGGGTACAGTAATTGAATACTTCCCTTCAAAATCTGTAACTGCACCAATGGTGGTTCCCCGAACCACTACCGAAACACCTGGTAATGGCGTTCCGTCATCCGCACTTGTTACAGTTCCGGTAATCAGTACACCCTGTGCATACAAGAAAGTACCTGCAAACACAAAAAATGCTAAAAGCATTGTTAATCTTTTCATAGATTAAGGTTTTAGGTTTATACTAAGTTAACACGCTCTACTTTCAAAAATCAAAACTATGAAAAAAAAATTAATTCTTTAACAATGATTAACAATTCCGGCATTTGTAAACACTTGAGTACACTTGAAAAAAACTCCCTGATCAGAGCCTGCTTACACCTCCTTTGCGCATGTTCATTGAAAGTGCGTGCAGTTTACATGCAAAGGACATGAAAAGCATCAATAGGTGAATACTCTGTTAGTTAGCGTATTACCCGAACCCGAGACTCTGACTATAAAGCTGCCGCTGAATGGGAAAGGAATCTCATTGTGTCCGGGTTCCAGGGTTTCGATGCTGCGTAATTTGCCCAGGAAATCGTAAATATGGAGCAGAGCCTGATCACTGGTATGATTCAGGACCACCAGGTGTGAGTTTAAACCGGTATAGACACTGTAATCCTGATTCTCCTGATCAATTTCAATTCCATCCTCTTCATCCTGGATATATTCACAAGCTTCACGATTACTTACTCCAAGGGTGTATAATCCGGGAAGATGGGCCACAAACTCAGGTTCCCTGGCCATCTGACTCTCCAGGGGCCATCCATCGCGGTACCACTGAAAAGAGCTGTAATCTGAAGAATTGGATACCGCCAGCAGTTTGTAGCCTTCGTATTCACTATCCGACACGCGGACTACCGGCGGATCGGGAAGCGGTGAAGTCAGATATAGTTTGTTCGACTGGCGGGAGCCGCACTTATTGGTCGCATTTACGAAAATAAAACTCGCTTCCATGCCCACCCTGACCAGAACCGTATCCCCCTCTGAACCTCCCTCTATGCTCCAGTCGTCGATGGTAGTCCACTGATAAGAGTGCGCTTCAAGGGGATTCACGTAAAACTCCTGTTCTGATAAGGCACAGGGACTGTCACGGCTGCTCAGGATCTGAGTCTCCGCCGGCACTCTCTTTACATCTATGGAAAGGTTCAGGGTATCTCC is a window of Bacteroidales bacterium DNA encoding:
- a CDS encoding TonB-dependent receptor — translated: MKRLTMLLAFFVFAGTFLYAQGVLITGTVTSADDGTPLPGVSVVVRGTTIGAVTDFEGKYSITVPESSNTLIFSFVGMRTAEVALDGQSVVDVLLETDAVGIDEVMVVAYGTAKKASFTGSAENIGTDKIDNIQATSVSKMLEGATAGVQVTTASGQPGSNATIRIRGIGSINASSDPLYVVDGVPYGGNLNSINPDDIESITVLKDATAAALYGARGANGVIVITTTRGKSGKMELEVKVRHGWSDRAIDEYPRLGQKDHYEKTWEAYRNSLVYGSGYTMQEAAEIASYGRDAGGNSINTVAQLGNYNAYNINPTQLIGTDGKLNPSAVLLYPNEWEDVLFRIANKQDYNVNVTGGDEKSNYYISLGYLDEQGLMEYSSMQRYSGRVNAESQVKKWLKIGLSTNAVTYNTNNFSDGNSTTSNPFFFSRVMAPIFPVYQYGTWNSANAGQVIRDSDGNKLFDFGSAEMTFDDGYHQIVPGLRPYAGTFNLAGSLNLDERSTQVDAVSARTFADFSILPGLNFRTNLSVDFNGASGTTYQNSTYGDAAGYGRITKNYGRRLVTTFNQLLTYNRAFGQSTIDVLAGHENYLYQFNYLTATRIGFPFEGIRELAPAATGEGSNSYENNDRIESFLGRVNFDYADRYYISASIRADGSSRFHPDTRWGTFWSLGGSWRISEESFLQAGWINTLKLKASYGVQGNNDGIGFYPWQGLYGLGNDNASFSGALANSLELQELMWEENGNFNTGVEFAIFKRIRGSFEYFVRSSKNLLFEVPQPRSLGIDTKWENIGGMENRGVEGILSADIIATDDFRWNFDINITHYKNKITELPQEEIIQGSKKLMVGKSIYEFFTWEYAGADAATGAALYWKDEVEQDGEGNDMIGEDGKPVLTGNRLLTDDPTDADRYYLGTSIPTVYGGITNTFQFKGFDLSIFLTYSLGGKFMDYNYQWLMREGDLGFAWHEDILDGWTEPLSTSGLPTGTNTDGDQVSYDPDMIPRVEVGNTDLRYTSSRFLFDATYFNIRNITLGYNLPQNLAGRIGASGLRVFVTADNLYIWTTNPGMDPRQNFGGTASTQYSPIKTYTVGLNVKF
- a CDS encoding RagB/SusD family nutrient uptake outer membrane protein translates to MKRINSYLLIGLSAVLMFSCSEEYLDTAPTDAVSKDVIFETVQGAEVAINGVYRWMYSWNQLGNRRHDDWGYRTLGLKADLMGHDMKVYSRGYGWFISDYNYTGRGQVTDNTTASISYNLNYDIIYNANVIIEMIDDVQGDQTERDWIKAQALTVRAHAYLWLAQFHAPTYAGNENAPCVPLKLESTEEHLPISSVGEVYASIVNDLEDAIDLFTSSGISRPAKSYINVQVAQGVLARAALNMEDWTTAIAAAKAAREGYSLMSNAQLTGGFNNVSVGEWMWGFDINEEQSTIYASFFSHMDPTRLSYSSLGLQKQIPAYLYDTIPATDIRKALFVDPADETWFDPWGTPIPTYVSVKYRTPSWAADYIMMRAAEMYLIEAEAAAEASQEVVALSAINAILEARDPGSSISLSGDELIQAIRLQRRIELWGEGFGLFDIKRWNIPLDRRDHDPSLCQVTDLDAGSYRFNLRVPQYEIDANDMLSEADQID